The region GGTGTCGTGATAACCTCGCTGCCGGGAGGGCAGAAAGCCTTCAGGGCGAGCATCAATCCGAGCGTTCCGTTTGACACCAGGGAGGGATACGGTGCCCCGAGATACGAGGATAGACGTTCTTCAAGCCGCTGATGAAACTTCCCGTTGTTCGTCAACCACCGGCTTGACCAGATATCCTCTAATTCCTTCGTAAAAACTTCCTTGCCGGGAAGCAATGGAGACGTCACATGGACCGGTGATTTTTCGTTATTCTTTGATTCGTTCACTGTGCTCGAACTCAAGATTAAGATTCAAGAACCCTGCCATCCACAAGTGTATACTGCATGCCTGACACTGAACAACGGGTTGTTTCCGATTGCGAGAAATCGAGACGCTCACCCGCTTCACTGACCCACCCAACTACCCTAGCGGGTGTGCCTAAAACGAGCGCGTAGTCAGGGACATCTCTGGTAACCACCGCTCCAGCTCCCACAATGGCGTGCTTCCCAATTCTGGTGCCGCATACGATGGTGCAGTTGGCTCCAAGCGAAGCGCCTTCTTTGACTCGGGTTTCCACGTAGTGCTCAGACCCTCGCTGTGGATATTTGCATCTAGGCTTCAGCACGTTGGTGAACACCATGGACGGACCACAGAAGACATAGTCTTCGAGAATGACGCCTTCGTAAATCGAAACATTATTCTGCACCTTGCAGAAATCTCCGATCAAAACGTTGTTCCCCACATTCACGTTTTGACCGAACACGCAGCTTCTGCCGATTCGAGCACCGCTTTGTACGTGAGTGAAGTGCCAG is a window of bacterium DNA encoding:
- a CDS encoding N-acetyltransferase, whose translation is MESCFVHQSAFVDEDVLIGVGTKIWHFTHVQSGARIGRSCVFGQNVNVGNNVLIGDFCKVQNNVSIYEGVILEDYVFCGPSMVFTNVLKPRCKYPQRGSEHYVETRVKEGASLGANCTIVCGTRIGKHAIVGAGAVVTRDVPDYALVLGTPARVVGWVSEAGERLDFSQSETTRCSVSGMQYTLVDGRVLES